In one Populus nigra chromosome 12, ddPopNigr1.1, whole genome shotgun sequence genomic region, the following are encoded:
- the LOC133669721 gene encoding uncharacterized protein LOC133669721 isoform X1, whose translation MEIEMEARVKALSYKVKGMSRESPSQKASHVLDTDLRSHWSTATNTKEWILLELDEPCLLSHIRIYNKSVLEWEIAVGLRYKPEAFVKVRPRCEAPRRDMIYPMNYTPCRYVRISCLRGNPIAIFFIQLIGVSVAGLEPEFLPVVNHLLPNIISHKQDAHDMHLQLLQDITNRLLVFLPQLETDLTSFLDAPEQNLRFLAMLAGPLYPILHIVNERETARCSGNISDLDVLKSNQPSSSLTVSSNFEPRRSRSTSSFVPSNSSSMVFRPDVIFVLLRKTYKESDLGTVCRMVSRILHKLIEPVAVQETSTTASDVTSVMDETSKSELSNPVPLLDYSSLFGEEFQIPDDHWDSSILSVLDIGAVEEGILHVLYACASQPLLCRKLAENTSEFWSALPLVQALIPALRPSVSSLGDNFDDNFSPWKQPFVQQALSQIVATSSSTLYHPLLHACAGYLSSFSPSHAKAACILIDLCSSVLAPWMAQVIAKVDLAVELLEDLLGTIQGARHSLARARAALKYIVLALSGHMDDILGKYKEVKLKILFLLEMLEPFLDPAIYALKSTIAFGDVSFTFLEKQEQTCVTALNVIRTAVQKPAVLPSLESEWRRGSVAPSVLLSILEPHMQLPPEIDLCKSSVSKSLEHEASTASSHASLVRQGGDSSKSNNQDEVDVSDTGVKMDIFEDVSLLFAPQELQTIVLTNVSSSPNKHILDSNHKDANSELNHVIEKKFGDQLQNGLVLDCGFIAEYFNLQADYFQLINYRDCELRASEYQRLALDLHSENEITVEGHDAAIDALLLAAECYVNPFFMMSFRSSPKVIPVNIGDNKKGKNYEISELRNACKKNSCDLETIALLEKKRDKIVLQLLLEAAELDRKFQRTSDYYPEGIVQQVIKLSPLDVQSTDAITLVRQNQALLCSFLIQRLKKEQHSMHEILMHCLVFLLHSATQLHCAPEEVIDFILESAEHLNGMLTSLYYQLKEGNLRLDPEKIHGVQRRWMLLQRLVIASSGGEGSDFAVNINSGFRCGNLISPSAWMHRISTFSCSASPLVRFLGWMAISRNAKQYIEERLFLASDLSQLTHLLSIFADELAVIDNVIDQKYEDDKIEQSGIKQDMLIHQRSKAADQHGDQSFHVIYPDLSKFFPNLRKHFESFGENILEAVGLQLRSLSSSVVPDILCWFSDLCSWPFFQKNQITSQNSYVHLKGYVGKNAKTIILYILEAIIIEHMEAMVPEIPRVVQVLVSLCRASYCCVSFLDSIMHLLKPIISYSLCKVSAEEKKLVDDSCLNFESLCFEELFLDIRQKNESQDLTAGKDYSRALTVFILASVFADLSFQRRREILQSLILWADFTSFEPTSSFHDYLCAFQTVLESCKILLVKTLRVFGVCKLQMPHVSDTSTGTLSDSRTELSSWFLSDVFHSSCPPKISEELESNIFDDIASKQKDCNLSVEEIEDFSNVLENLIAKLNPTIELCWNLHHRLAKKLTVTSAQCFMYSRCLSSIVLQVQNTQENDSENSCAFKPVDWFPVHWRTGLEALAEVIMKLQESHCWEVASLMLDCLLGVPCCFPLDNVINTICLVIKSFSCCAPKISWRLRSDKWLSMLFARGFHNLHESDGHLADLFVTLLGHPEPEQRFVVLQHLGRLVGQDMHGEPVLQSNTISYKLLSPDLVLSVPDSFLSLVVSSTWDQVVLLASSDSLLPLKTRALALLVAYMPYAGRQQLQSFLTAADSVLHVLGKVTYPTCEGPLLRLSLALFAGACLYSPAEDISLISQDIWRNIETIGLSRSEGKLGDLEKNACEVLCRLRNEGDEAKEVLKEVLSRNPSKQVDPDFGSTRESILQVLANLTSVQSCFDMFSKKIDQEAMELEEAEIELEILQKEHAVQESSKDSKEERDIPWITASVKEDNRLQEIKDRIRSLEKSKLQEDIVARRQKKLHVRRARQKYLEEAAIREEELLRELDREKAAEAEKEIERQRLLELECAKTRELRHNLDMEKERQTQRELQRELEQAESGLRSSRRDFPSSTHGSRPRDRYRERENGRSSNEGSARTNAGSLQPDTATSSSMATPAIVLSGSRPFSGQPPTILQSRDRQDDCGSSYEENFEGSKDSGDTGSVGDPDSITAFDGQSVGFGSAQRHGSRGSKSRQVMERREGRERDGRREGKWERKHS comes from the exons ATGGAGATAGAAATGGAGGCGAGAGTGAAAGCACTGAGCTACAAAGTGAAAGGAATGTCAAGAGAATCTCCTTCTCAAAAAGCCTCTCATGTCCTCGACACTGACCTTCGCTCTCACTGGTCTACTGCCACAAACACCAAAGAGTGGATCCTTCTCGAACTTGAT gAACCTTGTTTGTTATCGCATATTCGAATATATAACAAGTCGGTGCTTGAATGGGAAATTGCAGTTGGTTTACGTTATAAG CCGGAGGCATTTGTTAAAGTTCGGCCAAGATGTGAAGCGCCTCGTCGTGATATGATTTACCCCATGAACTATACTCCATGTCGTTATGTCCGGATATCTTGCTTACGGGGAAATCCCAtagctatttttttcattcag CTGATTGGGGTTTCGGTGGCTGGTCTTGAACCGGAGTTTCTACCAGTTGTTAATCACTTGTTGCCAAACATTATATCACACAAGCAAGATGCTCATGATATGCATCTTCAG TTGCTTCAAGACATAACAAACCGGTTGCTTGTCTTCCTTCCCCAACTTGAG ACCGACTTAACCAGCTTCTTAGATGCTCCTGAGCAAAACTTGCGTTTTCTTGCAATGCTTGCTGGTCCCTTGTACCCAATACTTCACATTGTGAATGAAAG AGAAACTGCGAGGTGTTCAGGCAATATCTCTGATCTTGATGTTCTTAAGAGCAATCAACCATCATCTTCCTTAACTGTTTCTTCTAACTTTGAG CCAAGAAGATCACGGAGCACTTCTTCATTTGTCCCATCCAATTCTAGTTCCATGGTATTCCGACCTGATGTGATTTTTGTGCTGCTGAGAAAGACATATAAAGAATCTGATCTGGGCACTGTTTGCAGAATG GTGTCTAGAATCCTGCATAAGCTTATAGAGCCTGTTGCAGTGCAAGAAACATCAACCACTGCCAGTGATGTTACATCTGTCATGGATGAGACATCAAAATCTGAATTATCTAATCCTGTTCCACTTCTTGATTACTCAAGCTTGTTTGGAGAAGAATTCCAGATACCTGATGATCATTGGGACTCTAGCATTCTTAGTGTCCTTGATATAGGGGCAGTGGAAGAAGGGATTTTACATGTTCTTTATGCTTGTGCGTCACAG CCTTTGCTTTGCCGCAAATTGGCAGAGAACACTTCTGAATTTTGGTCTGCTTTACCACTTGTACAGGCATTAATTCCAG CACTTCGGCCATCTGTGAGCAGCCTTGGTGATAATTTTGATGACAACTTTTCTCCATGGAAACAGCCTTTTGTGCAGCAAGCCCTTTCTCAG ATTGTAGCTACATCGTCTTCGACATTGTACCACCCACTTCTTCATGCCTGTGCTGGATATTTATCGTCATTTTCACCATCACAT GCCAAGGCTGCATGCATTCTAATTGATCTGTGTTCAAGTGTCCTAGCTCCTTGGATGGCTCAGGTCATTGCAAAG GTTGACCTAGCTGTAGAGCTTCTAGAGGACCTTCTGGGCACAATTCAG GGTGCTCGTCATTCTTTGGCTCGAGCCCGTGCTGCCCTCAAATATATCGTGCTGGCCCTTTCTGGGCACATGGATGATATACTAGGGAAGTATAAG GAAGTGAAGCTCaaaattctctttcttttggaGATGCTAGAGCCTTTTCTCGATCCTGCCATCTATGCACTGAAGAGCACAATAGCTTTTGGAGATGTTTCTTTCACTTTTCTGGAAAAGCAGGAGCAGACTTGTGTAACTGCCCTGAATGTCATCCGTACAGCAGTGCAAAAGCCTGCTGTTCTTCCTTCTTTGGAATCTGAATGGAGGCGTGGATCAGTTGCCCCTAG TGTACTTCTCTCAATATTGGAACCTCACATGCAATTGCCTCCTGAAATTGATCTTTGCAAGTCTTCTGTTTCTAAAAGCCTTGAGCATGAAGCATCAACCGCCTCCTCTCATGCTTCCCTGGTTCGCCAAGGGGGAGattcttcaaaatcaaataaccAAGATGAGGTGGATGTTTCTGATACAGGTGTAAAGATGGATATATTCGAAGATGTCAGTCTTCTTTTTGCTCCTCAAGAGCTACAGACCATAGTACTGACAAATGTTTCAAGCAGTCCCAACAAGCATATCTTGGATTCCAACCACAAGGATGCCAACTCAGAGCTGAAccatgtaattgaaaaaaaatttggtgaCCAGTTGCAGAATGGCTTAGTGTTAGATTGTGGTTTCATTGCAGAATACTTTAACTTGCAAGCAGACTATTTTCAACTTATAAACTACCGTGATTGTGAGCTTAGGGCCTCTGAATATCAGCGTTTGGCTTTGGACCTACACTCAGAGAATGAGATTACCGTTGAAGGTCATGATGCTGCTATTGATGCTTTGCTTCTGGCAGCAGAATGTTATGTCAATCCCTTTTTTATGATGTCTTTCAGATCCAGTCCAAAGGTGATTCCCGTTAACATTGGTgacaataaaaaaggaaaaaattatgaaatctcaGAGCTGCGGAATGCTTGTAAAAAGAATAGTTGTGACTTGGAAACAATAGCTCTTCtcgaaaaaaaaagggacaagATTGTCCTTCAACTACTGCTTGAGGCTGCTGAATTAGACAGGAAGTTTCAGAGGACATCAGATTACTACCCTGAAGGAATTGTCCAACAAGTCATAAAGTTGTCTCCCCTTGATGTACAATCTACAGATGCAATTACCTTGGTTCGACAAAATCAAGCTTTACTGTGTAGTTTTCTTATTCAGCGACTGAAGAAAGAGCAACACTCCATGCATGAAATTCTTATGCACTGTCTTGTCTTTCTGTTGCACTCAGCCACACAGCTCCACTGTGCTCCTGAAGAAGTGATTGATTTCATATTAGAATCTGCTGAGCATCTTAATGGGATGCTAACCTCGCTCTATTATCAGTTAAAAGAAGGCAATCTGCGGCTGGATCCAGAAAAGATACATGGGGTACAAAGGCGGTGGATGCTGCTTCAAAGGTTGGTAATTGCTTCAAGTGGCGGTGAAGGTTCAGATTTTGCGGTCAATATCAATAGTGGGTTTCGGTGTGGAAACTTAATTTCGCCATCAGCCTGGATGCACAGAATATCTACATTTTCTTGCAGTGCTTCTCCTCTTGTTAGGTTTCTTGGTTGGATGGCTATATCTCGAAATGCAAAACAGTATATAGAGGAGCGGCTCTTCCTTGCTTCAGATCTGTCACAACTTACACATTTACTATCTATATTTGCAGATGAGCTTGCAGTAATAGATAATGTCATTGACCAAAAATACGAAGATGATAAGATTGAACAATCAGGAATTAAACAAGATATGCTGATTCACCAAAGGTCTAAAGCTGCTGATCAGCATGGAGACCAGTCTTTTCATGTCATCTATCCTGATCTCAGTAAATTCTTTCCAAATTTAAGAAAGCATTTTGAATCTTTTGGGGAGAACATTTTGGAGGCTGTTGGATTGCAATTGAGATCTCTTTCATCCAGCGTTGTGCCTGATATATTGTGCTGGTTTTCTGATTTGTGTTCCTGGCCATTTTTTCAAAAGAACCAAATTACTTCTCAAAATAGTTATGTTCATTTGAAAGGTTATGTTGGAAAGAATGCCAAGACAATCATACTCTACATTTTAGAAGCCATCATAATCGAGCACATGGAAGCAATGGTGCCAGAGATACCTCGGGTGGTGCAAGTGCTGGTATCCCTTTGTAGAGCCTCTTATTGCTGTGTGTCATTTCTTGACTCAATAATGCATCTGTTGAAGCCTATCATTTCATATTCATTATGCAAGGTATCtgctgaggaaaaaaaattagttgatgATTCGTGTCTTAATTTTGAGTCACTGTGCTTCGAGGAGCTTTTTCTTGATATTAGACAGAAAAATGAGAGTCAAGATCTGACTGCAGGAAAGGACTACAGCAGAGCATTGACAGTTTTCATTCTGGCTTCTGTCTTTGCTGATTTGTCTTTTCAGCGTAGAAGAGAAATATTACAGTCCTTAATTTTGTGGGCGGATTTTACTTCTTTTGAGCCAACCTCATCTTTCCATGACTACCTATGTGCATTTCAGACTGTTTTGGAAAGCTGCAAGATTTTGTTAGTCAAGACATTAAGAGTCTTTGGTGTTTGCAAATTGCAGATGCCCCATGTTTCTGATACTAGCACAGGAACACTTAGTGATAGTAGAACAGAACTTAGTTCGTGGTTTCTCAGTGATGTCTTCCATAGCTCTTGTCCACCCAAGATTTCTGAGGAGCTGGAAAGTAATATCTTTGATGATATAGCCTCAAAGCAGAAGGATTGTAATTTATCTGTTGAGGAAATAGAAGACTTTTCTAATGTCTTAGAGAATCTCATTGCCAAGCTTAATCCAACTATTGAGCTCTGCTGGAATCTACATCATCGGTTGGCAAAGAAGCTGACTGTTACATCAGCTCAGTGTTTTATGTACTCAAGATGCTTATCTTCAATTGTGCTGCAAGTTCAAAACACTCAGGAGAATGACAGTGAAAATTCTTGTGCGTTCAAGCCAGTTGACTGGTTTCCAGTTCATTGGAGGACTGGTCTAGAGGCACTTGCTGAAGTCATTATGAAGCTCCAGGAAAGCCATTGCTGGGAAGTTGCTTCTCTCATGCTTGATTGTCTACTTGGAGTACCTTGTTGTTTTCCGCTGGATAATGTTATCAATACCATCTGTTTGGtaataaaaagtttttcttGCTGTGCACCAAAAATATCTTGGCGCTTGCGATCTGATAAATGGTTGTCGATGCTGTTTGCAAGAGGTTTCCATAATCTCCATGAGAGTGATGGGCATCTTGCTGATCTGTTTGTTACACTGCTGGGTCATCCTGAGCCTGAGCAACGGTTTGTTGTTCTTCAGCACTTGGGTAGATTGGTTGGCCAAGACATGCATGGAGAACCAGTTTTACAGTCTAATACCATTAGTTATAAGTTACTATCACCAGACTTAGTTCTTTCAGTTCCCGATTCATTTCTGTCTCTTGTGGTGTCAAGTACTTGGGATCAAGTGGTTTTGTTGGCATCATCTGATTCTTTATTGCCTTTGAAGACTCGCGCTTTGGCACTTCTTGTAGCTTATATGCCATATGCAGGCAGGCAGCAGTTACAATCCTTTCTTACTGCAGCTGATAGTGTTCTCCATGTTCTGGGAAAGGTTACATATCCAACATGTGAAGGTCCATTATTACGGCTTTCATTGGCACTTTTTGCTGGTGCCTGCCTGTACTCTCCTGCTGAAGACATTTCCTTGATATCTCAAGATATATGGAGGAATATAGAGACCATAGGATTGTCAAGAAGTG AAGGTAAGCTTGGTGATCTGGAGAAAAATGCTTGTGAAGTCTTGTGTAGATTGAGAAATGAAGGGGATGAAGCAAAAGAG GTTCTGAAAGAAGTGCTCTCTAGAAATCCCTCAAAACAAGTAGACCCAGATTTTGGGAGCACCCGGGAATCAATTCTTCAG GTCCTTGCCAACTTAACTTCAGTTCAATCGTGTTTTGATATGTTCTCAAAGAAAATTGACCAAGAGGCAATG GAACTAGAAGAGGCTGAAATAGAATTAGAAATTCTTCAAAAAGAACATGCAGTACAAGAATCATCAAAAGATTCCAAAGAGGAGAGGGATATTCCTTGGATAACTG CTTCTGTGAAAGAGGATAACCGCCTTCAGGAAATCAAGGATCGCATTCGCTCCCT AGAAAAGTCCAAGCTCCAAGAAGACATAGTAGCCCGCAGGCAAAAGAAGCTTCATGTGAGACGTGCTCGTCAGAAATATCTAGAAGAGGCTGCTATACGAGAAGAGGAACTTCTGCGTGAACTTGATAG GGAAAAGGCTGCTGAAGCAGAAAAGGAGATTGAGAGACAGCGGTTGCTGGAACTTGAGTGCGCAAAAACTAGGGAGCTCCGACACAATCTTGACATGGAGAAGGAGAGGCAAACACAG AGAGAACTTCAGCGTGAACTGGAGCAGGCTGAATCTGGACTACGATCATCAAGGCGTGACTTTCCTTCATCCACCCATGGCAG TCGGCCTCGGGATAGGTACCGAGAAAGGGAAAATGGAAGATCAAGTAATGAAGGGAGTGCAAGAACAAATGCTGGCAGCTTGCAGCCTGATACCGCCACTAGTTCATCAATGGCTACGCCAGCTATTGTGTTGTCTGGCTCTCGACCATTTTCAGGCCAGCCACCAACCATTCTTCAATCTCGTGACCGTCAAGATGATTGTGGCAGTAGTTACGAAGAAAATTTTGAAGGAAGCAAGGACTCTGGCGACACTGGCAGTGTTGGGGATCCAGATTCGATAACAGCATTTGATGGGCAATCTGTTGGATTTGGGTCCGCACAAAGGCATGGATCTAGAGGGAGTAAGTCCAGGCAGGTGATGGAGCGGAGAGAGGGAAGAGAACGAGATGGAAGACGGGAAGGTAAGTGGGAGAGAAAACATTCATGA